The nucleotide sequence aaaCATTGTAAAAATTAGGAGGTTGAAGTACATGCTCGATCAAGACTATTATAACAAAAAAATTCCCTTAGGTCCAGCGATAGTTACAGTGCTTTAGGATCCGTAGCCGTCTTTGAGGATTTAAGTGCCTAGCATGAGCCAAAAAAATTCCCTTAGGTCTAACGAGTTATATAAAGTAACTTTTCAAATAGATATTAACGTTATagcaaaaacataaaaaaaatatagtaTTAAAATAAGAGAATGACATATTGTAATAGCTAACCAATGATTCGTGAAGCTTCATGGAATCAACGGTTCCATGATTGATGGTGGGTTGTGGTGGTGCGTTGGTTGTCGGAGGACAGAGCCAATGATCGACTAGTGGCTTGGTATAAACTATTGTGGTTCTatgttttctttctttttctgttttgatttatttgttttatcaTTATTTAGATTATTATAGATTATATATGACTAGCTAAGTTTTGATTGTCAATAAGTTTATTTggacccaaaataagttataaaattTTAGTTAAATTATAAATAACCCAATAAGTTTTAAAGTTCTAATTTTTAGAGGGCCCAATAAGacaataaaatttttgttttcgtattttaaatatatatatatatatataaaactttaGGGGACCAGGAAAAAGGGGCCTCGGATGGGGGTGCGAGTCGCCCACCCCCATAGCCGGCCTTGTTAATAGGGGTGAAAATGagccaagccgagcccgagctcaaTAGAGCTCGAGGAGCTCGGGCTCGATTAACTTACACGAGCTTGAGCTTAAGCTCGGCttgattcgagctttgttttcaaaagCTCGATATCGGTTCGTTGCTAGTTTCTCAAGCTCGAACTTGGCTTGGGCTCAACTCATTTATCAtgtattaattaatatattaaatataaataatagactcgtttaggctcgcgagcgagctcgataagtggagcttgggctcgagctcgtttactaaacaaacttatttttaggTTTGGGCTCGGCTTCTAAATAAGTTTAACTAGAATTGgaacccgccgcaatgcggcggggattctttagttataaagTCGATTTAGGATccacacgttatgttaaacctgtcaaacgggaaaaaaatagacgatgtaaaaacgttcacccacacacgttgcgtcgtgttaactcgcaaaaatttagaacgaaacgtaaaaacgttaaaccaaaggcGCACGTTACGATGTGTTGAGTCAAAAAATTTAGAACCACGCATAAAAcaaaaaatttgcggaaaataaaaactataaaggaacaaagttgaaagtaaaaaaaggtgcgaggatagattgcaaaagataaaaagttttgcgttaaaagtaaaaaacacaatagttttgggttaaacataatttatgaaatactttttggtgaaaagtaaaaaaaatcaatttgtttttttttttggaaacccccaaagccatggtcacgacaaccatatgcataaccattttttctttagaAAACCCCCCAAAACACACCCCGCGTTgtggcggggcgtaaaacggtgtcaaatagtactaatgtcacacaaccgttatcgaccaccaacactgactcgacctaggatctgcTTTCTTTAGAAACCCCCAAAAGCACACCCCGCATTGTGGCAGGGCGTAAAacagtgtcaaatagtactaatgtcacacaaccgtcatcgaccaccaacactgactcgacctaggatctacgtgttgcgacgaacccgtcaaacattaaaaaatagaggtaaaaaacattgaaccacacatgcacgttgcgtcatgttaacttgcaaaatttgaaacaaaacataaaaaaatcgaaCCACACTCGTACGTTGTGTTGTATTAAGTCGAAAAaattagaactatacgtaaaacgaaaatttgccaaagatgaaaagtataagtgacaaaagttgtgaagttaaattgcaaataatgaaaagttttgggttaaagttaaaaacacaaattatgtaaggttaaaattgcaaaagctaaaaacctttgtgttaaaagtaaaaaaatcaagtttagttttgggttaaagttagaaaaacaaattatgtaaggttaaaattacaaaagctaaaaacctttgggttaaaagtaaaaatcaagtatttttttttaaaaactcacaAAGCACAAGTTACAAGTGATGATGCACTAAAAAGTTggttatttatatatggaataattaaCATTGGCTCAATTCATTTACTAGACAACTTTAAATAAGGTgtaaatattattaaatattaataaaaactattattacactaaggctcgataagacACAACGAGCCTGATGAGCTTCACATGGTAGGCGCGGGCTTGATAAATAAATGAgatttattttaggctcaagctcagCACAGGCTCGATAAGGCTTGGCTCGTTTCGCGCTTCTTCTCGAGCCGATCTTGAGCAGCTAGCGAGCCACTTGGCTCGTTTACCCCTACCTGTCAGTATCAACTAAGATGCAATAGCATTTAAGTGTGATCAGTAACAACTAAGTTACTACTCATAGGCAATGTTGAGGTAACAATTGTGGTTACTAAGTTAAAATATAATCTTCAAGTCCTGCAGTCTCTCCCCACTTGAAAGCTTTACAAAATAGCTGCCCCAACCCCTGTTACATTAAACTACCGCCTTCAAAGAATGTAGAGAACAAGTGTTGGTTATCAAAAGAGCTAGTCAACAATCAAGTCAACCAAAGTCAAAGGCTGAAGACCCAAAGACCAGTTAACAAGTCAAAGACAGAGATTTCTAGAAGAGTTGGGTCATAACTAGCTATTCTGAGAAATCCAATAGTTCACTATTGTTGGCTCATGTAATCAAGCCAAGAAGAACAGATGATATGGAAAGCCAAAATTGGTTCTCAACAGTTGATCACAATAAGTAATACATGTCCTAAATTCTCTCCAATGACAGTGTTTTTATCAGCAAATGACTCTAAGTACTGATCTCCACAACAACTGTTATTCAAAGAATTGCTGAAGTATAAAGACTGAAGTCTTAACAACTGCTGTTACTCAAGTACTGATGAAGACCAAAGCACTGCTGACTCAAGGCCTGATCACCCTTTATTAAAAGCACTGAGCTGCTACATCAGTGTTTAGGCAACAACAGTGGAAAGCTACATCAGTGTTTATGTGACAGTTGTTTATTGTATCAGTGTTTTGTATGTATCAGTGGTTAGAGGTTGTCAGtctgttagatgtcactgtctaggtgacgtcagcattagatgctcagtggttaggattgtactataaatagaacagtacatgtactgttctattagctctttttcACCATAATCTTGTACGAACTAACTGTGAGCTCAGGCTCAAGGGGAGTTTAGTGTTGCATGCATGCATAGTTGATCTTTGTAATTGATACAATCTTTCGACTATGAAATCATGTTTGCTGAAAACTATTCTactatgattatgttttaaaGTTTACTTTTCATTTCCACTACacatcctaacaattggtatcaaagcATAGGACagtcaagtggagcagctactacagatgttggatccactgatctacatctggacagtagtttcataagtaagactcccttgaaggcaaccactactgatgCTATCAAGGTATCCATTGGTGTGTTCAAGTTAACCACTGGTGAGATTTCCAAGGTAACCACTGCATAGGGAAGTCCCTAGTaacaagaaaaaggggcatcagttaaTGAACCATTGGAGACTCCTCCTGgttcaacagctgatacaactACCACTCGtaggaaatcagatgatcccattcatttgggtgatggtttaaaatatCAAGATTTGACGGGGAGGTTATTTTCCATTAAAAGTACTGTTCTCACCATGAATCAATCAATCCAAACTTTGGTAGAAGCCTCCAAAAGTCAGCCCACACATCAACAATTATCCCAAGAGCTCTGGAATTCAGTTCAACCCATTATCACTGCTCAAAGCGAACTTATAGAAATTCAACACAATAATCAAATGGCACTGATCAGAAATATGGTTGATGCAAGGTACAAAGATACTCAGGCTAAAATCAAGGCTATCAAAGAGGCCTTGACAAAAATGACTGGCATTGCCCCTGCACCTATCTACAGAGATGATGATGATcaagatgatgccaaaaagggggagaaacatGATATGAAGAAGTTTAGCAGACCTACTCCAAGGCAAAAGCCAACTCAAAAGCCAGAGTCTGAGAAGAAGTCTTCTACAACCACTGATGAAACATCTtccaaagaaaagaaaaagggaattgatgaaaCCCTAACATTCAAGCAGATGAAGTGGCTACAAACAAAAAGACTGTCCAAAATCAGAATGAAACGAAGGAAATGCAATGGAAGAAGGAACAAAAGGCAATGAAGGATTGGGAAATCAAAACAAAGGATCTTGGCACTTCCAACATGAAGAAATCTTTCAAACACAATAAACCACCACTTGCCACATTCTCAAAACCAAAACCACAAAACCAAACACCTGAAAAACAAACCACTGCTGGTCTCAAAACCACTGCTAGTTAAGAAAAATACCTAAACCAACACCGCCACCACAAAACCAACCTTCTAAAAGGCAGAAAACAAAACCATCCTCAACAATGCCATCCACCAATGCAACAAATGTTGACACTTCAACAGTTGTTAAGACAGCAGCGGTTGaggcaccagttgtttcaacagttgttagtcaatccaCCACTTTCCAATTTCCTTCCCAAGCAATCTTCATTCCTATTTCAAACTCTCCAACAAAAACTCCTTCTCCTAAAAATGTTTacacaagaaaaagaaagttttaagtgaatgatgatgatatcCCTGCACCTACTCCTTTATCATCTtcacctttcattcaaactaacCCTGAACCATTCAATCCTCCTCCATCACCAACATCAAACCCACTTGTTCAACCAAGAACACTTGAAGGGGAAGATCCTTCAAGAGCCATTCCATTAGCAGTGAATTATCCTCTAGAATTGCATGCACTAAAAGGAGAAATGAGACAATTCTATACAGAGGATAATCCTTCAAAAAGAACTTTCCCATCCATTCATGGTTTCAGAACTCCAAAGAACATAGATGATTATCTGAAACTCAAAGCCAAGTAAGCTAAATACATTGCTAAGCATGAAGGTAAAGGGCAAGGTGACAACAACATCTCAAGTCAAATGCAGCATGGGCTTAGTAAGGTTAGGAAACTGGAAGACTATGCAAGAGACTTAAGCAAAGAGATGTCAAACTTGCCACCAAATGCTGATCTGCAAAAGAAGCTGAGGAAAGATCTCTTAGAGCTTATTATGAGAGACAAAATCTATCCTGCCAAGGTAGAACAATTCAAAGACTAGCCACTCACAGCCCTTAAAGCAGAAGTTAACAGAATTGAAAGAGTAAAGAATGATCCTCAGATGAAGTGATCTACACCAAACTGGAACAAGTTCAAGAAATCTAGTGCTGAACTCACTTTAGAATACAAGAGGAAGAGAGCTGAGTTGGTTGCAGCTAAATATGTAACAGCAAAGGCCaaatcaaaatggtctaggcagtaCATTGATCTTACCTATGATAAGCTGGAGAAACTAAGAGAAATAGATCCTACAGCACCAAAGAAACCAGTATACAAAAGCAAAACCACTGATGAGCCAAAGCAACAGGCCCTCTCTCTAAAAACACTGTTCACATCATCTGACTTATGCACCCATGTCTTAGAACAAAGAAAACGACAGAAGCAGATAGATGAGGAAgatgcacagagagaagctggaATTATGAAACAGGCCATCAAGGATCAGATCATGTTTGGCTTGGATGATGCCTCATTAAAGCTTCAAGCTCAACTTGCTGAAACAGTGCAAAGGCTGACAAGCAGACCTCCATCACCAAACTCTCATCAAATAAAGTCTCTCCCAAGAAATCCATTGtactcaaaaatactaaagtggaagtctgatagaaagacccatgtattgacttaGCTCAAGTCCAATTGAAGAGTTGAACACATTTCAAGGGAGGTTGCATTAGGTCTGGATGCAGCTGACCTCCTAGATCTTTAGGAACTTCAACtctgcagggatgaggatgatgaagactccatgaactttgaattacaatttaaatgGAAAATCAGCGAGAAGCTAATGAGAGAATAAAGATCAAGAATAAagaagtgttttggcatcatctatTCTAGGGGGGAGATTGTTGGCCCATGTAATCAAGCCCAGAAGAACAGATGATATGGAAAGCCAAAATTGGTTCTCAACATTTGATCACAATAAGCAGTGCATGTCCTAAATTCTCTCCAATGACAATGTTTCAATCAACAGATGACTCTAAGTACTGATCTCAACAACAACTGTTATTCAAAGAACTGCTGAAGTATAAAGACTGAAGTCCTAACAACTGCTGTTACTCAAGTACTGATGAAGACCAAAGCACTGCTGACTCAAGGCCTGATCACCCTTTATTGAAAGCACTGATTTGCTACATCAGTGTTTAGGCAACAACAGTGGAAAGCTACATCAGTGTTAGTGTTTATGTGACAGTTATTTATTGTATCAGTGTTTTGTACGTATCATTGGTTAGAGTTTGTTAGtctgttagatgtcactgtctaggtgacgtcagcaTTAGATGCTAAGTGGTTAGGAtcgtactataaatagaacagtacctgtactgttctattagctctttttcACCATCATCTTGGACGAACtaactgtgagctcaggctgagggggagtttagtgtTACATGCATGCATAGTTGATCTTTGTAATTGATACAGTCTTTCGACTAATGAAATCATGTTTGTTGAAAACTATTCTTCTATgattgtgttataaagtttactTTTCATTTTCGTTGCACATCATTCTCTGTTTCATCTTTCATTTTAGTTAAACAACACAatcaaaagaaactcagatcctaacaagtATATTACTATGAAGATCCAGCAGTTCAACAAAACAATGTAACAATCTAGTAGGTTCACATACTTGCAGTTGCATCATTTAATGAAATTGATAAAGGTCGctttcatgatgacatcaccagCAATTCACACCTCCTATATATAGTTTTAAGTATCTTTTTAATTAGTTAATACTAAGAGCCGAAGTGCATAAAACTTAGTGAGAGTGTGATCACCTGGTGAGGGGGAGTATTGTGTACTTATTGATTGTATTACATCTATTGATTTATGTAATGAATCATTTGCACTCATTTATTGTTCATCTGTGATTTTGTTTGATGTGTTTAGATAATACTGTTCGATTGAATTTCCCAATTTGATTAACTGTTTTACAAGAAaaacatacacaacacatattcTGATCCAATAGATGTCAAGGCCATTGCTACTATCATAATCGCTGCACCGAAGAGAGTCAAGTACTTGTTGAAGATCGTTGTGCTTTTAGTATCAACAAACCAATTGACACCATTAAAAGTGGCAACAAGGCGAAGTTAGCGTCACCAACCGTGGCGTCCCGTTGTAACGACCTGAATGAAAGTGGAAGAACCGAATGGCGACCTCTGTGGCGTTCCGTTGAAACCACCTTGGTACTCCCAATCCGTCCTTGAGGACAAGGACCTTTTTTAAGGTGGGAGTATTGATACGAATCCATCATGGCCCAGTTAAATAACCAGGTCAGCCATAAGTCCATGTTTACACCATTACCGGCGTTGCCACTAAATATCCCTTTTATTCTCATTTCCTTTTAATAATCATGCATGTTGTAAGCCTATTTAAAGCCTTGGTTTTGTTAAATGTATAAGAAGAACAGTTTAATCAAATTAGTCTTGTTCTTATCTTTGTTTCTTGAAGTTTGACCCACTCAAAGGGTTAGTCTAGCCCACTCTAGGGGTTACTATCATCAAACAACCGTAAAGTACCTCACACGATTTAGATATTTATCCATGGAATTGAAACTTGAAATCTACATGGTCTACTTGGTTCGGGTATCTTGAAATAGGTAAAACGAGAAATTGAGGAAGTTTTATCTTTGGTCAATAGGTATTTATCAAAGAAGACAAGCTTCGTTGTCTAGATAAAGTGTCACAGAATACAACCACGCAGTAATCGAATCAGACAACGATCAGAAGAAGTCACAATTAAAATAGAAGAAAACAACCCTCAAAAAACAATAGCTATAGGGTCTGCAAATTCAGAATTCATAATACTTCCTTCAAAGATGAATGGATTTCAAAACATGCACATTCAATATAACAAAGCTAGATGACATGCATGGTTGCTGTTGTTGAATGTCCAACAAAAAAAATGTTACCTATATCAGTTTGGCAACTAGAATATAATCTTTGGATTCCTGAAGAATCAGGTCCGAATTCAAGTACTCCCAACTATTAAGGGTTTGTGATCAAAAAAGGCTTGAACGTCGATAGAACTCCAAGCCCCACAATTACATTCAAGATAAAAAATATCATTTGGGCTCCTGAAAATCGAATAAATTAGTAAGCCATATTATTTTCTAAAATAATTCATCTTCCTATGCAACATTTTTCAAGAGAAATCACGAACCAGGAAGAAATGCTGCATTTTGTCTCTTTAAGGACCATGACAATCTACAAATTTAGATATAAGTTAAACTCAATTTGAGGTGGTTTTGCTGCTTGATGTTAGAAATAACTAGCTAAAAGGTAAATTTCTAAACTATTGTTAAATGTGTTTAAATGTTTACAGATTATAGTAATTATTTTTAGTATAAAGATTCTACGAAACATATTTGATATATGCATTAACTACTTTTTTGGAGCTCAACCCGACTCTTTTCTTTCCCTGACTTACAAATGACCTATTTTGACCACAACCCATTTTTACCCTTGATAATTAAACAAATGAGTACTTACAGTGTTCCACCGCATGATGGACCAATTGCGCTAGCAATCGACTGCAAAGTCATGGCAAGACCATTGGCTGCACCTCTTTGGTGTTGATCCTGTTATCCATGTacatttgtataaaatataataGTTAATATATGTACATTAACACTGTAAAAATAGATAAGAACTAGAGAAACAAATAACATTACCACAAATTTATTTTGCAGCATGACTGTTGCAGTTATGATAGAGATCTGGTTAAAATGAGAAACTAAGTTATGGTGATAAGAAATAAAATAATGGTAGTAACACAAAGAAACATTTGAATTCTATGGTTGTTTATGTTAACATCCATATACATATTAAAAGTAAAGCTTTATTTTTATAATAGTATGTGGAAACCCACGACTACAATTGGTAAAATAAGGGTGGATCTGGttagtagggctgcaaacgaacggAACGAACACGAAccagaccttgttcgtgttcgtttgttaagaaatatatgtgttcgcgaatcgttcacgaacacttattgaacgagattttatgtttgtgtttgtttggtaaggaaatgaacttgtacGTGTtcttttgtgtttgtttgttaattttaagcaacgaacaaaaacgaacattgacgaacacaaatgagcacaaactaatattcatgaacacaaatggaaacaaacgaacacaaataataacagaatatataatacaccgacacttaatagatatttaatttgtcggaattttgaattgtttaaataaatataaaaactaaaaacactaatgaactatcgaacacaaaagaacatgttaccgaacgttcacgaatgaacacgacctctgttcatgtttgttcatttaactaaatgaacgaaatttcttgttcgtgtccgtttgtttaataaatgaacgaacacaaacgaactttccgccgaacggttcacgaactgttcgccgaacgttagATTTGTTTATAGCCCTACTGGCTAGGTAACCGGTCAATGCAGTCGATCTTCATATAAAAACTTACTGATAAAACATTCTTCACGATCGATGCTAAAtttaatgtaaaggtgagcataaaGCCAGTTAACAATGCTATGTATGGATAAGTTGTGAGTAGAGGTATAGACAAAACCTACACAAGAGATAACTGGTTAGCATGTAAGGCAATCGTACCTTTGTCTCTGAAAGTCAGACAAACTACTTCTACTTTGAAATTGATATAAATATATTCGTTTCGAATAACTATAATGACATCAAGAAGTATGATAATTATCATATTCTAAGAAGAATTTGTGATATACAGAAGAAGAATAAAGGATTATAGTCAGACTTTCATAGTCAAATGGAAGGTAATTATAATTAAGAGAAAAGGAAATAGCATTAGAGCAATAATGATGGTAAAGGAAGATTGTTAATTTACTCCGAAGATGCGAGCTATCATGATAGGCCCAAATATCCTCTCTGCAACTGGAAAAAATGTTGTCTGGGAAAGGAGAAGGCATGCTCCTGAAACAATCGCCAGTTTGGTGAGAACCCGTTTTGACCCTAACCAACTTGATACCTTCTAAAAATGACCCATTTTGATCTATTACATGGCCTATCCCTTTTGCCAAGCTTATGGAAAATGTAATTTGTAAGGTTTATCAAATAAAATTTTTGACAAAAATGATCTCATAACATATTTGCAGACAATTTTTTTTGCAGTCACTAATCTTAGTGGTTAGAGGTTTGAGGAACATGAGTAATTTAGCTTAACATTTTGTCAAATAATCAAATGTTGAAAACAATTTGGATATTGGAATATCCAACTATAGAAGAGAGGTGTTAAAAATCATAAATAATCTCACCTGTGATAGATAAGACCATGCCAACATCGTCAGTAGTATAGTTAAGTCCCCCCAAACTCTTCGGGCTCTCGGCCCATAATGAAAAAATCTGTGAATGAAAAAATTCAACATTGTTTTAGAAGTTATTATCGGAGAATATGTAGTAGAATCAGAGTTCTAAAACCATGGTAAAATGTACTTGACTATTTATCAACAACTTAACAATATAGAATGGACCATGTACTTTGAAAGAATGATAGAAATTGACCATGTACTTTGAAAGAATGATAGAAATTGACAACGTTTTGTTTGCAACAGTAAAATGTGACTATCGACTAGATTTTGAAATCTACCTCAGTGTAAGCCATGTCATGAAGAGAGAAAACACAATAGACAATGATAGAAGACATTAATGGCCAGTTCTTGAGGAGGCTTAATAAAGTAGAATCTTTCTTCTTCGGCGCATCCGAAGTAGACGCCAACTCATTATTTTTGTGAATGTGTAATGTTTCCTGCAGTTTTGATTTGTTGTAGAATTCATGCTAAAATATGAAATcaagcaatatatatatatatatatatatatatatatatatatatatatatatatatatatatatatatatatatatatatatatatatatatatatatatatatatatatatatatatatatatatatatctatactactttaataaggatatgtgaaggacaagatggtaattgaacaaggtgttgaaaaaacacttaatgcacaatgtacaactgttaaggcacaagaaaacacaaacccttttaccctttacaagggtatacatctgccgtccaaatgttttactttctcacacggatcaacatcgggaccgtccatttgacttcacacggatcaccatatgctttctctctcaatgctcacacatctcacaaaacaacatcagatcttcttctgtctcttctctctctcttttctctcttctcggcgatctagggtttcatgagatctatcaccagatccgtttgaatctatcaccagatccgtttgatgagcagatcaagggtttcatgagatgttctggcaagggatccacagatttgaacaagggatccgttttatctggcaagggatccacagatttgaacaagggatccgtttgatgttctgataagttgctttatctttaatcttgatgtagatttgttagtagatatcttaccatgttcttttgtgattcttacttttcaggtgaagcggttgacggatgttcgaaggacgaaatctgaggtttacgaaggattttctcatgtgttttgtgatgaatcgactcaggttaggttctaaatgttgatttatctttaatcttgatgtagatttgttagtagatatcttaccatgttcttttgtgattattacttttcaggtgaagcggttgacggatgttcgaaggacgaaatctgaggtttacgaaggagtttcgcatgtgttttgtgatgaatcgactcaggttaggttctaaatgttgatttatctttaatcttgatgtagatttgttagtagatgcggttatttcaaattaggttgaaagtcttgtgatatttgaatttgtatttttggtgatgatagttagattaatttcagatatgacatagtgaaaggataaattgtttttgtagttttgattttactttgttctgttatattttgatcttttgcttcattttttgggactgataagtgtcatggttgtgtgataattatgatatttaggtcatttagatatggaattgtgaaaagatagattgttatgtatttttgattttggtttgttctgtgggatgctcgatgagcagatctagggtttcatgagatgtatcacaagctttatctggcaagggatccacagatttgaacaagggatccgtttgatgttctgataagttgcaatgagtgttatatatcttaccatgttcttttgtgattcttatctttaatcttgatgtagatttgttagtagatgcggttatttcaaattaggttgaaagttttgtgatatttgaatttgtatttttggtgatgatagttagattaatttcagatatgacatagtgaaaggataaattgtttttgtagttttgattttactttgttctgttatattttgatcttttgcttcattttttgggactgataagtgtcatggttgtgtgataattatgatatttaggtcatttagatatggaattgtgaaaagatagattgttatgtatttttgatttttgtttgttctgtgggatgctcgatgagcagatctagggtttcatgagatgtatcacaagctttatctggcaagggatccacag is from Helianthus annuus cultivar XRQ/B chromosome 9, HanXRQr2.0-SUNRISE, whole genome shotgun sequence and encodes:
- the LOC110878603 gene encoding protein ZINC INDUCED FACILITATOR-LIKE 1; its protein translation is MAINDELLEQEYHENCPGCKVDRNKRIQTGLPIKELFFLWVVVLCVVLPISSLYPFLYFMVRDFNIAEKEEDISYYAGYVGSAYMIGRTFSSVLWGVVADRYGRKLVIILGTSTVVIFNTIFGFSVNYWMAIISRFLLGFFNGVLGTTKAYACELFPKEYQALGLSITSTSWGIGLAIGPALGGFLAQPAEKFPSLVSSDSLFGRFPYLLPCLCISIFAFVVTIGAIWLPETLHIHKNNELASTSDAPKKKDSTLLSLLKNWPLMSSIIVYCVFSLHDMAYTEIFSLWAESPKSLGGLNYTTDDVGMVLSITGACLLLSQTTFFPVAERIFGPIMIARIFGVLSIPLLTTYPYIALLTGFMLTFTLNLASIVKNVLSISIITATVMLQNKFVDQHQRGAANGLAMTLQSIASAIGPSCGGTLLSWSLKRQNAAFLPGAQMIFFILNVIVGLGVLSTFKPFLITNP